The following DNA comes from Halobacillus litoralis.
ATACGACGTTGATTCCTATCTTTCTATTGACGAAAAACATGGGACTCTATGATACGATCTGGGCATTGCCTGGACCTTATATCGCGTTTGCGCTTCCGGTGTCGATCGTCATTTTCACGCAATTCCTTAAGGAGTTACCGAAAGAGTTGGAAGAGTCGGCTAAAATGGACGGCTGTGGACCATTCCGGCTGTTTTGGAAAATTCTCTTCCCATTGTTGACGCCTGCTGTCGCAACGGTAGCGATCTATAATTTCATTCAGATTTGGAACGAGTTCATCTTCGCGCTTGTGCTGACGAACTCCGAAGAAAATGCGACCTTACCGCTTGGGCTGAGAGAATTCTATGGTCAGTTCTCTGTGAACGTGCCGGGAATCATGGCTGCCTTGACGCTTGGAAGTCTGCCGTTATTGCTCGTTTATCTTGTAGCACAGGAGAAGATCGTCAAAGGAATTGCGGCCGGTTCAGTCAAAGGCTGATCGGTACTATTATTATTTAAAAGCTGAGGAGGAGTTTCAATGCTTACCATTACCAACCCGGTTTTGCCCGGATACCATCCAGATCCTTCCATGCTGCGGGTCGGGGAAGATTACTATATTGCCAC
Coding sequences within:
- a CDS encoding carbohydrate ABC transporter permease, which produces MLKRIRQIPLYALAIILLLFTGIPFFVMVSTSFKTQFEFMNSPWSLPDSFSLANYQLLFESEFFRFFFNSVLVSVISVVAVIVLGAMASFPLARMRFKLNRPLFILFLVGMMIPIHTTLIPIFLLTKNMGLYDTIWALPGPYIAFALPVSIVIFTQFLKELPKELEESAKMDGCGPFRLFWKILFPLLTPAVATVAIYNFIQIWNEFIFALVLTNSEENATLPLGLREFYGQFSVNVPGIMAALTLGSLPLLLVYLVAQEKIVKGIAAGSVKG